A single window of Sporomusaceae bacterium DNA harbors:
- a CDS encoding 2-dehydropantoate 2-reductase: MKIAIVGAGAMGSLYGGRLAQGGEQVWLLDSWEEHVRAVNDDGLMIVSPEGTIVLRLPATTRPEDIGVVDLVIIMVKANATRQAANAAAGLVGPDTMVLTLQNGLGNAEKLAEVLGAQRVIVGTTAMGAMMLGPGRVRDGGKGATHIGKLDGHASRDVYEIAATFSRSGLYTTVASNLPQLLWGKLALNAALNPVSAITGLTNGQLAECEDSVAVLKKVLAEVEAVAKVQDIRLPYDNPLEHLLGLMRSTRDNRTSMLQDILHKRPTEIAALNGEVIKLGQRFGIPTPTNETLIELVKTIEKNY; this comes from the coding sequence GTGAAAATCGCCATTGTCGGCGCCGGGGCTATGGGAAGCCTGTACGGGGGGCGGCTGGCCCAGGGCGGCGAGCAGGTTTGGCTGCTGGATTCATGGGAGGAACATGTCAGGGCGGTTAACGATGACGGGCTGATGATCGTCTCGCCGGAGGGCACCATTGTGCTGCGGCTGCCGGCGACTACCAGGCCCGAGGATATTGGCGTAGTCGACCTTGTCATTATCATGGTCAAGGCTAATGCCACCCGCCAGGCGGCCAACGCCGCAGCAGGCCTCGTGGGGCCGGATACGATGGTGCTGACGCTGCAGAACGGGCTCGGCAACGCGGAAAAGCTGGCCGAGGTGCTGGGGGCGCAGCGGGTGATCGTGGGCACGACGGCGATGGGAGCGATGATGCTCGGCCCCGGCAGGGTGCGCGACGGCGGCAAGGGCGCGACCCATATCGGCAAGCTCGACGGTCATGCCAGCCGCGACGTGTACGAAATCGCCGCCACGTTTTCCCGGTCGGGTCTGTATACGACCGTTGCGAGTAATCTTCCTCAACTGCTGTGGGGCAAACTGGCCCTCAACGCAGCTCTCAACCCGGTATCGGCGATCACCGGCCTCACCAACGGACAACTGGCGGAATGCGAAGATTCGGTGGCGGTGCTGAAGAAGGTGCTGGCCGAGGTGGAGGCGGTGGCGAAAGTCCAGGACATCCGGCTGCCGTACGACAATCCGCTGGAACACCTGCTTGGCCTAATGCGTTCCACCCGCGACAACCGTACTTCGATGCTGCAGGACATCCTCCACAAGCGGCCGACCGAGATCGCCGCCCTCAACGGCGAGGTCATTAAGCTCGGCCAGCGGTTCGGCATCCCGACACCGACCAACGAGACGCTGATCGAGCTTGTGAAAACAATCGAAAAGAACTACTGA